In Bombina bombina isolate aBomBom1 chromosome 6, aBomBom1.pri, whole genome shotgun sequence, a single genomic region encodes these proteins:
- the RPL18A gene encoding 60S ribosomal protein L18a: MKASGTLREYKVIGRGLPSPKLPSPPLYRMRIFAPNHVVAKSRFWYFISQLRKIKKASGEIVYCGQVFEKSPLKVKNFGIWLRYDSRSGTHNMYREYRDLTTASAVTQCYRDMGARHRARAHAIQIMKVEVIPANKCRRPAIKQFHDSKIKFPLPHRVLRRQHKPRFTTKRPNTFF; the protein is encoded by the exons CTGAGGGAGTATAAGGTCATTGGGCGCGGTTTGCCCTCGCCTAAGCTTCCTTCTCCCCCTTTGTATCGCATGAGAATTTTCGCACCCAATCATGTGGTTGCCAAGTCCCGGTTCTGGTATTTTATTTCCCAGCTCAGGAAAATAAAGAAGGCCTCTGGAGAAATAGTGTACTGTGGACAG GTATTTGAGAAATCTCCACTGAAAGTTAAGAACTTTGGTATCTGGCTACGTTATGACTCTCGTAGTGGAACACACAACATGTATAGGGAATACAGAGATTTGACCACCGCTTCTGCTGTAACGCAGTGCT ATCGTGACATGGGGGCTCGTCATCGTGCTCGTGCTCACGCAATTCAGATCATGAAGGTTGAGGTTATTCCTGCCAACAAGTGTCGTAGACCTGCCATCAAGCAGTTCCac GATTCAAAGATCAAATTCCCTCTTCCACACAGAGTTCTGCGTCGCCAGCACAAGCCCCGCTTCACCACCAAGAGACCAAATACATTCTTCTAA